A stretch of Caldisericum sp. DNA encodes these proteins:
- a CDS encoding PD-(D/E)XK nuclease family protein, which produces MAEELKINEYIKNVFRNRVKENISYGSHKPDGKFHVSSIVYGCPRKLYFEYKYGPKTVINNDDEMFRIWVGMKLHETRITDFHEFNIEKKYDDFIISGTIDEILEKGDKRYIIDKKFVLAPPTEMYDHHRKQVMYYAYLLRETKGITVNGIALLYFRTGSVYINQSGHKVSGVSIDNIGSSDHVFVFAEEITDDDITRYGKEMESVVSLAIKGIKENKVPDKKESWYCDYCAFKEICKYGDAFGSNIF; this is translated from the coding sequence ATGGCTGAGGAATTGAAGATTAATGAATATATAAAAAATGTTTTCAGAAACAGGGTAAAAGAGAATATCTCTTATGGCTCTCATAAACCTGACGGGAAATTCCATGTTTCTTCAATAGTTTATGGCTGTCCGAGGAAACTGTATTTTGAGTATAAATATGGGCCAAAGACAGTAATAAACAATGACGATGAAATGTTTAGGATTTGGGTTGGAATGAAGCTCCACGAAACAAGAATAACCGACTTCCACGAATTCAATATAGAAAAAAAGTATGATGACTTTATTATTTCTGGGACTATTGATGAAATTCTAGAAAAAGGCGATAAAAGGTATATTATTGATAAAAAGTTTGTACTTGCTCCACCTACTGAAATGTATGACCACCACCGCAAACAAGTAATGTATTATGCTTATTTACTGCGTGAAACAAAGGGAATAACGGTAAATGGAATTGCTCTTTTATATTTCAGGACTGGTTCTGTGTATATTAATCAATCAGGCCATAAGGTAAGCGGTGTCAGCATAGATAATATTGGCTCAAGCGACCATGTCTTTGTATTTGCAGAGGAAATAACTGATGACGATATAACACGCTACGGAAAAGAAATGGAATCTGTTGTTTCATTGGCAATAAAGGGCATAAAGGAAAACAAAGTCCCAGACAAAAAGGAGTCTTGGTATTGTGATTACTGTGCATTTAAAGAAATTTGTAAGTATGGAGACGCTTTTGGCTCAAATATATTTTAG